In Thermocrinis minervae, a single genomic region encodes these proteins:
- the cas2 gene encoding CRISPR-associated endonuclease Cas2, whose amino-acid sequence MRVIMVYDVATDDPEGQKRLNKVRKIAKKYLHHIQKSVFEGNITQSSLERLKYEILQVVDLYKDSVIIYTFEESFHYRREIITNSSDPTDNLI is encoded by the coding sequence ATGAGAGTCATAATGGTCTACGATGTTGCTACGGATGATCCCGAGGGTCAAAAAAGGCTCAACAAAGTTAGAAAGATAGCCAAAAAATACCTACATCATATACAGAAGTCTGTTTTTGAGGGGAATATAACCCAGTCTTCTTTAGAAAGGTTAAAGTATGAAATATTACAAGTGGTAGACTTGTATAAGGATTCTGTGATCATATACACTTTTGAGGAAAGTTTTCATTACAGAAGGGAGATAATCACCAATTCTTCAGACCCTACGGACAATTTAATTTAA
- the cas1b gene encoding type I-B CRISPR-associated endonuclease Cas1b, with amino-acid sequence MGRVYYLLSDGFLSRHENSLLFENSNARKEIPIEDVDEIFVICELSLNTKLLKFLSEKGVCLHVFSYYGYYMGSYYPRETHVSGYLLVKQAEHYLQERKRLYLAKAFVEGSIRNLSWVYSLDSQSYIQKLNDAKSIAEVMQVEGAFRKLCYEKLSQEVGLELERRTKRPPHNPLNALISFANSLVYAKVLGEIYYTHLNPTISYLHEPSTKRFSLALDVAEVFKPILSDMLIIKLLKSNKITIEHFNHDLNMTYLNPEGRRMFVKEFDNLLESTVRHRKLKRNVSHRELIRIELFKLIRHLLEEEVYAPLYYGSLV; translated from the coding sequence ATGGGTAGGGTTTATTACCTACTGAGCGATGGCTTCCTTTCGCGACATGAAAACTCTCTTCTCTTTGAAAACTCAAACGCAAGAAAAGAAATCCCCATAGAAGACGTTGATGAGATATTTGTCATATGTGAGCTTTCCTTGAATACTAAGCTTTTAAAGTTTTTATCTGAGAAAGGTGTATGTCTTCATGTTTTTAGCTACTATGGTTACTATATGGGTAGTTACTATCCAAGGGAAACGCACGTTTCTGGTTATCTCTTGGTAAAGCAAGCTGAACACTATCTTCAGGAACGTAAAAGGTTATATCTGGCTAAAGCTTTCGTAGAAGGAAGCATAAGGAACCTATCTTGGGTGTACTCCCTAGACTCTCAAAGCTACATACAAAAGCTAAATGATGCAAAAAGTATAGCTGAAGTAATGCAGGTAGAAGGAGCTTTTAGAAAGCTATGTTACGAGAAGCTTTCCCAAGAGGTAGGACTTGAGCTCGAGAGAAGGACAAAAAGACCGCCACACAACCCCTTAAACGCACTCATTTCCTTTGCAAACTCCTTAGTTTACGCTAAGGTTCTTGGTGAGATATACTACACTCACCTAAACCCCACCATAAGCTATCTCCACGAGCCGTCTACTAAGAGGTTTTCTTTGGCATTAGATGTAGCAGAAGTTTTCAAACCCATCCTATCAGATATGCTTATAATCAAACTTTTAAAGAGCAACAAAATAACTATAGAACACTTCAACCATGACCTTAACATGACTTATCTAAATCCTGAAGGTAGAAGGATGTTTGTCAAGGAGTTTGATAATCTTTTAGAGAGCACAGTAAGACACAGAAAGCTAAAACGGAACGTATCTCACAGAGAGCTCATAAGAATTGAGCTCTTCAAGCTTATAAGGCACCTTCTAGAGGAAGAAGTCTACGCTCCTCTCTACTATGGAAGCTTGGTATGA
- the cas4 gene encoding CRISPR-associated protein Cas4, with protein sequence MVCKRKLWLFSKGISMEHFSERVSLGKFLDETSFKDEEDYSDENVSIDFYTTEEGLVVHEIKLSRALEEAHIWQVKYYMYYLSNMSVKVSYGILHYPKQRKVLRVYFSEEDQEELKKILEGIEKILSMPKPPPLEVKPYCKKCAYEEFCYG encoded by the coding sequence GTGGTATGTAAAAGAAAGTTGTGGCTTTTTTCAAAGGGCATTTCTATGGAGCACTTTTCGGAAAGAGTAAGCCTAGGAAAATTCTTAGATGAGACAAGCTTTAAGGATGAAGAAGACTATTCGGATGAAAACGTAAGCATAGACTTTTACACTACAGAGGAAGGTTTGGTAGTGCATGAGATAAAACTCTCAAGGGCTTTGGAGGAAGCTCACATTTGGCAAGTCAAGTATTACATGTACTATCTGAGTAATATGTCGGTAAAGGTCTCTTACGGTATACTTCACTACCCAAAACAAAGAAAGGTCCTGAGGGTGTACTTCTCGGAAGAGGATCAGGAAGAGTTAAAAAAGATATTAGAGGGTATAGAGAAAATACTCTCTATGCCAAAGCCCCCACCTTTAGAGGTAAAGCCCTACTGTAAAAAGTGTGCCTACGAAGAGTTCTGCTATGGGTAG
- the cas3 gene encoding CRISPR-associated helicase Cas3' yields MIHNLESQLKKLWAKSDGTSIRDHTDTLLENLRNLRELFGSLIENNLPEDKRDLFWKALELACEYHDYGKIYPAFQGKLGNPEFKRAPEFKRAKEPEVRHNLLSPAFLPKDLEDPIKTLVALAIVHHHEYSPSDYREQDVIKALKSLNLELESYHKKVLIQSEEDILKRLEDWRKFYLLLKGFLLRIDHASSSKVEKVEVKRLENTPKCVRDYLNKEKGSDLNHMQRWVLENRDKNLLLLASTGMGKTEAGFIYLEGKGFFTVPIRTSVNAIYERAKEVFGEEDIGLLHSTASVYLLENLDNFRRNTDDIRRNTDPYSIIYDIFLTRNFAKPLIVATPDQLFPFVFRFKGFEKYYALFSYSGVVVDELQLFEPFTLGYLVMALQKAQEIGGKFLVMTATLPSFVREDLKDLNYLEEKFFYPRDRHHLKLIRDSILSDYAIELIGRLSSEGKVLVVVNTRRRAIDLFEKLKEKGFENLNLLHSYYTWNVRKEKEKEIRSFFDSTEKGIWICTQIAEVSLDLDADILLTELSTADSLIQRMGRVNRRSLKPVDKPNVYIFTEDCSGIGPVYRRSLYELTKEKLREGIISEEEKFKLVEEVYELLEYKDKKYLDEYREAKRYIKSLWSMGETFKKEKAMGLFRDIDSVTVIPEKYREEVEELIKIYRDSRDILERLRVFSDILGYTFSVPRYAVKARIRQIEELRGMYWLSGYYDEELGYWEPSKEEKGSIDNVL; encoded by the coding sequence GTGATACACAATCTTGAGTCTCAACTGAAGAAGCTGTGGGCTAAGTCTGATGGCACATCCATAAGGGATCACACTGATACACTGCTTGAAAACCTACGCAATCTCAGAGAACTGTTTGGTAGCCTGATAGAGAATAACCTTCCAGAGGATAAAAGGGACCTTTTCTGGAAAGCCCTTGAGCTTGCCTGCGAGTATCACGATTACGGTAAAATCTACCCTGCCTTTCAGGGGAAGCTAGGAAATCCTGAATTCAAACGTGCACCTGAATTCAAACGTGCAAAAGAGCCAGAGGTAAGACACAACCTTCTTTCCCCTGCCTTTCTTCCAAAAGATCTGGAAGATCCAATAAAAACGTTGGTAGCCCTAGCAATAGTCCACCATCATGAGTACTCTCCTTCAGATTATCGTGAACAAGATGTAATAAAAGCTTTAAAAAGTTTGAATTTAGAGCTTGAGTCCTACCACAAGAAAGTCCTAATCCAATCTGAGGAGGATATCCTCAAGCGTTTAGAAGATTGGAGAAAGTTTTACTTACTTCTCAAAGGGTTCTTGTTAAGGATAGATCACGCAAGTAGTTCAAAGGTGGAAAAGGTAGAAGTGAAAAGACTAGAGAATACGCCTAAATGTGTCAGAGATTACTTAAACAAAGAAAAAGGGTCTGACTTAAACCATATGCAAAGGTGGGTGCTAGAAAACAGGGACAAAAACCTACTGCTTTTAGCTTCCACAGGTATGGGTAAAACGGAGGCAGGTTTTATCTACCTTGAAGGGAAGGGTTTCTTTACAGTTCCAATAAGAACATCTGTAAACGCCATATACGAAAGAGCTAAAGAAGTTTTCGGAGAGGAAGATATAGGGCTTTTACACTCCACAGCTAGCGTCTACCTTTTAGAAAACCTTGATAATTTTAGAAGGAATACAGATGATATTAGAAGGAATACGGATCCCTACTCTATTATCTACGATATATTCCTCACTAGGAACTTCGCCAAGCCTCTTATAGTGGCCACGCCAGACCAGCTCTTTCCCTTTGTGTTTAGGTTTAAGGGTTTTGAAAAATACTACGCTCTTTTCTCCTATTCCGGGGTTGTAGTGGATGAACTTCAACTCTTTGAGCCTTTTACCTTGGGTTATCTAGTCATGGCATTGCAGAAAGCTCAGGAGATAGGCGGTAAGTTTTTAGTGATGACAGCTACACTTCCGAGTTTTGTAAGGGAAGACCTTAAAGATTTAAATTACCTGGAGGAAAAGTTCTTCTATCCAAGGGACAGGCATCATCTAAAGCTTATAAGGGATAGCATACTCTCAGACTATGCTATAGAACTCATCGGAAGACTGTCTTCTGAAGGTAAGGTCCTTGTGGTAGTAAATACAAGAAGAAGAGCCATAGATCTATTTGAGAAATTGAAAGAAAAAGGCTTTGAAAATCTAAATCTTTTGCATTCTTACTACACTTGGAACGTAAGAAAGGAAAAAGAAAAGGAAATAAGATCTTTCTTTGATAGTACAGAAAAGGGTATTTGGATATGTACACAGATAGCAGAAGTTTCCCTAGACCTCGATGCAGACATTTTACTGACAGAGCTATCCACGGCCGACTCTCTCATACAGAGGATGGGAAGGGTAAACAGAAGAAGTCTAAAACCTGTTGACAAACCAAATGTCTACATCTTTACGGAGGATTGCTCTGGTATAGGACCGGTGTACAGAAGAAGTTTGTATGAGCTCACAAAAGAGAAATTGAGGGAAGGGATAATATCCGAAGAGGAGAAATTTAAGCTTGTTGAAGAAGTCTATGAGCTACTGGAATATAAAGACAAAAAATATTTAGATGAATATAGGGAAGCTAAAAGGTATATCAAAAGCCTTTGGAGCATGGGAGAAACTTTTAAAAAAGAAAAAGCTATGGGTCTTTTTAGAGATATAGACTCTGTAACTGTAATACCTGAAAAGTACAGAGAGGAAGTAGAGGAACTTATTAAAATCTATAGGGATTCGCGTGATATCCTAGAAAGACTTAGGGTATTTTCAGATATCCTTGGCTATACCTTTAGTGTACCTAGGTACGCAGTAAAAGCTCGCATAAGACAAATAGAGGAACTAAGGGGAATGTACTGGCTTTCTGGCTACTACGATGAAGAGCTAGGTTACTGGGAGCCATCGAAAGAGGAAAAGGGTAGCATAGACAACGTACTTTGA
- the cas8a1 gene encoding type I-B CRISPR-associated protein Cas8b1/Cst1 — MDINKINVVYWEGSKLRKEYESSLGPERASKKIEVITYKLLESIRRKDIDAFCQNLIRAFLEVEKPIPDVFKDVLTDKAFNRIAYAFVMGLNGRIKGDTQS; from the coding sequence ATGGATATTAACAAGATCAATGTGGTTTATTGGGAAGGCTCTAAGTTAAGGAAGGAGTACGAAAGTTCTTTAGGACCGGAAAGGGCAAGCAAAAAGATAGAAGTGATAACCTACAAGCTCCTGGAGTCTATAAGGAGGAAGGATATAGATGCCTTCTGTCAAAACCTTATAAGGGCTTTCCTTGAAGTTGAAAAACCTATACCTGATGTGTTTAAGGACGTTCTGACAGATAAAGCCTTTAACCGTATAGCCTACGCCTTCGTGATGGGACTGAACGGGAGGATTAAGGGTGATACACAATCTTGA
- the cas8a1 gene encoding type I-B CRISPR-associated protein Cas8b1/Cst1, whose translation MGIVFYVNDWLTAAAGVGLLRVLENVKNSVPIEGNRIDVPEDVFERLADYYAEYLLKDITVEKLKDIIEKERQKKKESTINVYNTLVLSKLKSFYSNSPLANPSSASKAQEVQIEISQDTEKLYKDAKQAIANFIKKQFDTIRSYKTSDKTCFFCGERKAYIKNKEVKVFDATNFTPLSASPKTVENFFYNGRSNQYLCPECEIFLYFSIFGFLPTGNKKYTFVYMPDLKKTYDMNTILKGEKGISTKYLKMLFTEYLKELEGRKIEWTLKNIYIVEIELVGNAKANIHSFSIPPKVAIVLNERIDSYPKFLESVLGFFLDYIYSERSLYEFLLKLLSGFFHKNTYTKVNVQTLEKVGAGLKSTAGLIYFVKFQESLNNDGKNLDEPIEKVYKEGKSLGKSYDKEKLNAISLNLFEAVRMRNVDLFYQTLIRAYIDIDKEIPKVLIHGLTEEGFNWTAYSFLIGLGAVTDEGRGTS comes from the coding sequence ATGGGTATAGTTTTCTATGTAAACGACTGGCTCACAGCTGCAGCTGGTGTGGGGCTTTTAAGGGTGCTTGAGAATGTTAAAAATTCTGTCCCTATCGAGGGAAACAGAATAGATGTTCCTGAAGATGTTTTTGAACGTTTGGCAGATTACTACGCTGAGTATCTGCTTAAGGATATCACTGTAGAAAAATTAAAAGATATCATTGAGAAGGAGAGACAGAAAAAAAAGGAAAGCACTATAAACGTGTATAACACTCTAGTTTTGAGTAAGTTAAAAAGCTTCTACTCTAACAGTCCATTAGCTAACCCAAGTAGTGCAAGCAAAGCACAGGAAGTACAGATAGAGATATCCCAGGATACGGAGAAACTTTACAAGGATGCCAAACAAGCTATAGCCAATTTCATAAAGAAACAGTTTGACACTATTAGAAGCTATAAAACTTCTGATAAAACGTGCTTCTTCTGTGGAGAAAGAAAAGCTTACATAAAAAATAAAGAAGTTAAAGTTTTTGATGCTACCAATTTTACTCCTCTTTCTGCCAGCCCCAAGACGGTGGAGAACTTTTTCTATAACGGACGGAGCAATCAGTACCTATGTCCAGAATGTGAGATATTCTTGTACTTTTCCATCTTTGGTTTTTTACCTACTGGGAATAAGAAGTACACTTTTGTGTACATGCCCGATCTGAAAAAAACATACGATATGAACACCATTTTAAAGGGGGAGAAGGGAATTTCTACAAAATACCTTAAGATGCTATTTACTGAATATTTAAAAGAGTTAGAAGGTAGGAAGATCGAATGGACTCTGAAAAATATCTATATAGTAGAGATAGAACTTGTTGGTAACGCCAAAGCTAACATCCATTCCTTTAGCATTCCACCAAAGGTAGCAATAGTGTTGAATGAAAGGATAGATAGTTATCCCAAATTCCTTGAGAGTGTATTGGGGTTTTTCTTGGACTACATCTACTCGGAAAGATCTTTGTACGAGTTTCTACTAAAACTTCTATCAGGATTTTTCCACAAGAACACCTACACGAAGGTGAATGTGCAAACGTTGGAAAAGGTGGGAGCTGGGCTAAAAAGTACAGCAGGCCTTATCTACTTTGTTAAGTTTCAAGAAAGTCTAAACAATGATGGAAAGAATTTAGACGAGCCCATAGAGAAGGTGTACAAGGAAGGAAAAAGCTTAGGAAAATCGTACGATAAGGAAAAACTTAATGCTATATCCCTCAATCTCTTCGAAGCAGTCAGAATGCGTAACGTAGACCTCTTCTATCAGACGCTCATAAGAGCCTACATTGATATCGATAAGGAAATACCCAAAGTGCTTATCCATGGACTCACAGAGGAAGGGTTTAATTGGACTGCCTACTCTTTTCTAATAGGGTTGGGGGCTGTTACGGATGAGGGACGAGGTACTTCTTGA
- the cas5b gene encoding type I-B CRISPR-associated protein Cas5b, whose protein sequence is MECLKFRLFSPCATFKTPFSLKGIETYPLPTYSTIIGLLYTAAGRRWQGEKFSISVQGTYKSIFRDYIRFRKYNRKDKLLEVLPIEVPKLFELECVIHIVGQRDLLVEFERSLKNPSTYLFLGGGEYPVMVKDVKIVSYQERAMENQDIKLSAYVPERYKQVFSGSGIAFRIPSFWKDTISKGEWTWQTVYYYPNGSYIEGEVFVDEEGDFLWV, encoded by the coding sequence TTTTCTCCCTGCGCTACCTTTAAAACGCCTTTCTCCCTAAAGGGTATAGAGACTTATCCTCTTCCTACTTACTCTACCATAATAGGCTTGCTTTACACTGCAGCAGGCAGAAGATGGCAGGGTGAGAAGTTTAGCATATCTGTACAAGGTACTTACAAAAGTATATTCAGGGACTACATAAGGTTCAGAAAGTACAACAGAAAGGATAAGTTACTTGAGGTTTTACCTATAGAGGTGCCAAAACTGTTTGAGCTTGAATGTGTTATCCATATAGTCGGGCAAAGGGATCTCCTCGTAGAGTTTGAAAGGTCCTTAAAGAATCCAAGCACTTACCTCTTCCTAGGCGGTGGTGAGTATCCAGTAATGGTAAAGGATGTGAAGATAGTAAGCTACCAAGAGAGAGCTATGGAGAATCAGGATATAAAGCTCTCCGCTTACGTTCCTGAAAGATACAAGCAGGTGTTTAGTGGCTCAGGTATAGCCTTTAGAATACCATCCTTCTGGAAAGACACCATTTCAAAGGGAGAGTGGACTTGGCAGACAGTTTACTACTATCCTAATGGTTCCTACATAGAAGGTGAAGTCTTTGTGGATGAGGAGGGAGATTTCCTATGGGTATAG